Proteins encoded in a region of the Podarcis muralis chromosome 2, rPodMur119.hap1.1, whole genome shotgun sequence genome:
- the LOC144326645 gene encoding uncharacterized protein LOC144326645, producing MEIPLKGMDCGKDICGSGTPTKHQGTHTGEKPFKCMECGTCFRHGQSLRRHQYTHTGEKPYKCFECGKCFTQSGNLYIHMRTHTGEKPFKCMECGKSFLLSNQLNAHHQTHTGEKRFRCMECGKSFSQSGQLKRHQRSHTGGKPFKCIECGKCFIDSGTLRKHQRTHTGGKPFKCIECGKCFSQSGILKYHQRTHTGEKPFKCTECGKSFSRSGHLKNHQRTHTGQKPFECMECGTSFRHRESLIMHQCTHTGGKPYKCFERGKSFLLSNHLNAHHQTHTGEKPFRCMECGKSFSRRGQLKKHQRTHTGGKPFKCIECGKSFSRSGNLRKHQWTHTGEEPFKCIECGKSFTESGILKKHQQTHTGEKPFKCMECGKSFSQRGNLKYHQRTHTGEKPFKCIECGKSFSQSGYLKYHQRTHTGEKPFKCIECGKSFSLSGHLKNHQQTHTGQKPFKCMDCGRSFTRSGTLRRHQRIHTGQKPFECMECGKYFRHTHSLRMHQFSHTGEKPYKCMECGKCFGQSSSLNAHLQIHTREKPFKCMDCGGSFTRSGTLRRHQQTHRGKTI from the coding sequence ATGGAGATACCGCTTAAAGGTATGGATTGTGGCAAGGACATCTGTGGGAGTGGAACTCCTACAAAACATCaaggaactcacacaggggaaaaaccatttaaatgcatggagtgtggaacaTGCTTCCGTCATGGACAATCGCTAAGAAGGCATCAATatactcatacaggggagaaaccatataaatgttttgagtgtggaaaaTGCTTCACACAGAGTGGAAACCTCTATATACATATGCGaactcacacgggagagaaaccatttaaatgtatggagtgtgggaagagcttccttTTGAGTAATCAACTTAATGCACATCATCAaactcacacgggagagaaacgattcagatgtatggagtgcggaaagagcttctctCAGAGTGGACAGCTTAAAAGACATCAGCGAAgtcacacagggggaaaaccatttaaatgcatagagtgtgggaagtgcttcatcgatagtggaacacttagaaaacatcaacgaactcacacaggggggaaaccatttaaatgcatagagtgtgggaagtgcttcagtcagagtggaatcCTTAAATaccatcaacgaactcacacaggggaaaagccatttaaatgcacagagtgtggaaagagcttctctcGGAGTGGACACCTTAAAAaccatcaacgaactcacacagggcagaaaccatttgaatgcatggagtgtggaacaAGCTTCCGTCATAGAGAATCACTAATAATGCATCAATGTACTCATACAGGgggaaaaccatataaatgttttgAGCGTGGAAAGAGCTTCCTTTTGAGTAATCACCTTAATGCCCATCATCAAACTCACACTGGAGAGAAACCATTcagatgtatggagtgcggaaagagcttctctCGGAGAGGACAGCTTAAAaaacatcagcgaactcacacagggggaaaaccatttaaatgcatagagtgtggaaagagcttcagtcggagtggaaaccttagaaaacatcaatggactcacacaggggaggaaccatttaaatgcatagagtgtggaaagagcttcacagaGAGTGGAATCCTTAAAAagcatcaacaaactcacacaggggaaaagccatttaaatgcatggagtgtggaaagagcttcagtcagcgtGGAAACCTTAAATaccatcaacgaactcacacaggggaaaaaccatttaaatgcatagagtgtggaaagagcttcagtcagagtggatacCTTAAATaccatcaacgaactcacacaggggaaaaaccatttaaatgcatagagtgtggaaagagcttctctttGAGTGGACACCTGAAaaaccatcaacaaactcacacagggcagaaaccatttaaatgcatggattgtGGGAGAAGCTTCACTAGAAGTGGAAcgcttagaagacatcaacgaattcacacagggcagaaaccgtttgaatgcatggagtgtggaaaataCTTCCGTCATACACATTCGCTAAGAATGCATCAATTttctcatacaggagagaaaccatataaatgcatggagtgtggaaaatgcTTCGGTCAGAGTTCGAGCCTTAATGCACATCTACAAATTCACACAagggagaaaccttttaaatgcatggattgTGGGGGAAGCTTCACTAGAAGTGGAACGCTTAGAAGACATCAGCAAACTCACAggggaaaaacaatttaa